Genomic segment of Ewingella sp. CoE-038-23:
ATGCCAAGTCGTGGGAAGTGCTGCTGGCGATGCTTATCTTCGAATCAGCCTTCGGATTGCCGGGCGTGGTGGCCGCGCCGATTTACTACGCCTATCTGAAGAGCGAATTGAAACAAGCTGAGCTGATTTAACCTTTACCCTAGGTTCCCTTCTTGAAGTAAAACTCGTCATATTTCCCCCGGAGGTGCGGTGTTAATGCCGCACCTCTTGGGATACCGCGTCAAAAATCCTGAGAAAAACAGATTCGGGCAAGTAATCGCGAGGATCGTTATACGAAATCCTACTTCCCAAGGGGCATACTTAATATCGTTAGCGCAGGTTGCGCTGGCATTTTTGTCTAACGATAACCCCTCAGGAGAGAACTCATGACACTTAACGTCCGAGGTTTTGCTGCTACGTCAGCCACTGCGCCATTGGCACCCCACAATTTTGAACGTCGCTCACCGCGTGATACTGACGTAGTTATCGACATTATGTATTGCGGCGTATGTCACTCAGATATCCACCAGGCACGTAATGAATGGCACCAGAGCATCTATCCGCTGGTTCCGGGACACGAAATCATTGGCCGCATTACTCAGGTAGGCGCCAAAGTTAAGGGCTTCAGCGTCGGTGATACTGTCGGCGTGGGCTGTATGGTCGATTCTTGTCAGCACTGTGATTCCTGCGCCGAGAGCCTGGAACAGTACTGTGAAGAAGGCGCAACCATGACCTACAACAGCTACGATCGTCATGACAACATGATGACCTACGGCGGTTATTCAGAGCAGATCGTCGTCTCTGAAAAGTTTGTGCTGCGCGTGTCTGAAAAGCTGGATATTAAGTCTGCAGCGCCACTGCTGTGTGCCGGTATCACCACCTATTCCCCGCTGCGTCACTGGAAAGTCGGCAAAGGCCATAAAGTGGCGGTTGTCGGTCTGGGCGGTTTGGGCCACATGGGGCTGAAATTTGCTAAAGCGCTGGGCGCCGACGTCACGCTGTTCACCCGTTCCGCCGGTAAAGAGCAGGAAGCTTACCGTCTGGGTGCTGACCACGTGGTGATTTCTACGGATGAAAAGCAGATGGACGCGGTGAAAAACCACTTCGACTTCATCCTTGATACCGTGCCAAACCAGCATGATCTCAACCCGTACCTGAACACGCTGAAACGC
This window contains:
- a CDS encoding NAD(P)-dependent alcohol dehydrogenase — protein: MTLNVRGFAATSATAPLAPHNFERRSPRDTDVVIDIMYCGVCHSDIHQARNEWHQSIYPLVPGHEIIGRITQVGAKVKGFSVGDTVGVGCMVDSCQHCDSCAESLEQYCEEGATMTYNSYDRHDNMMTYGGYSEQIVVSEKFVLRVSEKLDIKSAAPLLCAGITTYSPLRHWKVGKGHKVAVVGLGGLGHMGLKFAKALGADVTLFTRSAGKEQEAYRLGADHVVISTDEKQMDAVKNHFDFILDTVPNQHDLNPYLNTLKRDGTHILVGLIEPIEPAIHSGKLVGGRKTVAGSLIGGIAETQEMLDFCAEHNIGCDVEMIDMQDINGAYERMLKSDVKYRFVVDMASLKNA